The sequence GGTTATGAATCATGGATTATGGTTCAGAGTTCAGAAAACACAGGTCAAAGGCCAGAGGTCAGTGTCAGGGGTCAGCCAAGGTAGTCAGTAGTCGCATGTCCAGGGAAGAGGGTCGTGTTTCAAGGCTCAGGGACCCATGCACACCTGAACAGATGGGCCACCAGGTGCCGCAGGGTGTTGTAGTTAGAGTCAGGCAGCTGTACCAAGAGGGTCTTCAGCGAGCAGATAAcctcagggctggggctgggggtccCAGGGTCGTCCCCAGGGTCTGCATGCAAGGTCTTAGCCAGAGAGATGAAGGCGTCGTAGAGGTGGAAGGGGATCACGGGGTCGGTGAGCTGGGGGTGGAACGGAGGGCGCAACACGAGTGTGGGTGGGCTGTGAAGGGCCCCTGCCCACGTTCCCCTCAGTGTCCTGAGCACCCACCTCCTGAAGAAATCGCTTGAGGACACTCGAGACATCATGAGGCGAGTTCCCCGACAGCTCCACCAACGCTCGGCCATTCTCAAAAGCCTGGCACAGCCGCTCCACGCGGACCCGGGACCCGCTGACCCGGTAAATGCCCTGCAGGGTGAGGGTGAGAAACAGATGCCCGGTTCGTGATCAGGCCATTGATTCGGTCACACTTCTGGGGATGATAAAGGGTCAGGGCAGCACCTGCACATCCAGGGCGCGGTGTTCTATCTCAGCCGTGCACTTCGTGACCACGAAGGGTACCTCCTCTGGGAAGTCCCTGGGTAGCTGCAGGAAGTCGACCCCAAAGAGGGGTGTCCGTGCTGGTAGCCGCCTGTGTCCACAAAGGATCAGGAGAGTCTCCAGGCAGCGCTTGTGGCAGGTCAGAAAGCACTGCAGGGAAGGTCACAGGGACAGGGAGGTCATTAGGGACCAGTAGGGGAAGAGAAGGTTACAGGGATCCTCAAGGAATGGGGGCTCATGGGAGACATCAGGTTAGGGTCCCGGGGGCAGAAAGGCTGTAGGAAGCTCAGGTCAGGGAGATGATCAGGGATCAGCAAAGGTCATTTGGTCATTAGCCCGGGCCACACCTCCTCACACTCCGTCCCGCTGACCATGAAGGCTTCGCATTCGCGGCACTTGGCCGGGCCCCGAAGTCGCCGCAGCCGGTGGGTCTGAGCCGCGCTGGACAGCGTCCACTTCCTGAAGGGGCTGCCCAGCCCATTCTCCAGCCCATCTCCCAGGTCTGCAGGGAGACAGGGTCAGGGGTGCCTGGTccacctcctgccctgccctgtcccaTCCTGCCCtaccctgcttcagcctcaccaGGGTCTCGCTCCTCAAAGTCATCTGAGGACTCAGTGCCTGTGGACGAAGCCTTCACCAGCCGCCTCGTGCCAGCGCCTGGGGTCAGAGGAATCATGGGAGATTCCTGGGCTGTGGAGGCACTCTTAGTTTTTAGGGCTTCTAGAACTACCCACTAATTCCTAAGGGGTCAGAGGTCAGGAGGGGGATTGGACAGGTCAGTGGTTAAGGGTTGGAGAATTGGGTCAGCAGCCTGGGGTGTGGTTCATAAGCTGGATCAAGAGGTTGAGGAaataggccggacgcggtggctcacgcctgtaatcccagcactttgggaagccgaggcaggaggatcacatgaggcaaggagtttgagaccagcctggccaacatggcaaaaccttgtctctactaaaaatacaaaaattaaccaggcatgggggcaggcacctgtagtcccagctactcgggaggctgaggcacaagaatcgcttgaacctgggaggcggaggttgcagtgagccaagattgtaccactgcactccagcctgggcaagactctgtctcaaaaaaaaaaaaaaaagaaagaaagaaaaggctgggcgcagtggcacacacctgtaatccctgcactttggaagaccaaggcaggtggatcacctgaggtcaggagttcgagatcagcctggccaacatggtgaaaccctatctctactaaaaaaatacaaaaattagccagtgtggtggtacacacctataatcccagctactccagaggctgagacaggagaattgcttgaatctgggaggtggaggttgcagtgagatcatgccactgcactccaggctgggcgacagaatgagactctgtctcaaataaacaaataaataatttttaaaaagataaaaaaagaggTTGAGGAAATAGGTCAGGGGTGTCAGGTAGGTCAGAGGTGAAATGATAAAGATTGAGGGTCAGAGCTTGACCAGGGGCTGGAGGATGGTCACAGGTGGAGTGTGGGTCAGGACCAGGTCCTATCCCTACCTGGGCTGGAAGTGGGAGAGTCCAGGGACCGAGACTCGCTGCCGCCACCCACGCTGTCCACATCACTGCCCGGAGTGGGGCCTGGAGTCCCTAGGTGGGACAGGTCAATAAGGATGGTCCCTTGCTCCCAAACCCCACTCCTGTAGCCCACCTATATGTGGGTGGAATGAACTCCTGGCACCACTCCCACCCGGCCCTCATTGCACTCACCTTGCCAGCGCCAGCCTGTGCCCGGATCCTCCCAAGGGCCTGGCTCAGCTGAATTCTCATCCAGCCTTGGAGGTAGAGgcccagagagcttctttctgatGTCCAGAGGGGAGCTGAGAAAACAGAGGTTTGAAGGTTTGAATCCCAGGAAACTGGCCTGTGGTGATGGCACCCAGGCGTCATGTCTAGGTACCAACTCCAAGCACTTGGGTCTGCAGGCCCTGACACCCATGGGTATTGTGGCCCCTGCAGTACAGTAGCCCCAaattcctgcccctgcccctaggACTGGGACAACCCATTCAGCCTCCTAAGACCCCCGAGAGCCTGGAGTACTAAATTCCACTAAGGCTTTGCGTTCTCTGACCTCGAGTACCCAGCCTGCGGTGCCAACAGCCTGGCATCGCGATTCCAGGGCTCGTTCCCAACTCCCTGCTCCAGTGACCCACCTGTTCACGGAGGGAACGAACTCCTGGAAAGAGAAGGCGGGCGGAGGGGGCGGCGGGGCCTCGGGCCGCAGCGCCCGTACGAACTCCTGGTAGCGCTGGCCCGGCTCAAAGGGCACACAGCACTCGGCCAGGGCCGCGAAGGCACTGGGGCCATACTCCGCCTGCGCACCGCGCAGCCCAAAAAGACCCAGGGTCACCTGCCGGGTGGAGACACCAGGTTGcggaggggcggggcctgggagcctgggggcagggccagagcTGGGGCGGGGTCAGGGTTTGGGACGCACCTGGGCGGCTTAGGAACTAGGGCAGTCGGCCAGGGGACCCAGGCGTGGTCAGAGCAGGGGCTGGTCATCCAGGGGACAGGATCTCATGGGGTGGAGCGGAGACAATGGGTCTGGGGGCGGGAACTGGCTGTCGAGGGAAATGGCCTAGTCCTGGTGTTCCCAGGGTGGCTTAGGGGCGAGGAGCGGGGCACTCAGTCGGGGCCCCAACGGGGTGAGGGGGGGATGGCCTTGGAGATGGGCCTCACCCGCCTCAGCACTTCATCCCCCTGAAACACCAGCTTGCGCACGTGCGACACGATTCGCTGCTTGGCGATCTCCAGGTCCTGCTGCCGCGCGTTGGCCTCGCGGACACAGGCCTGGTACAGCGTCTCGGCCTCCAGCGCCTGGGGAAACCGGAGGCCAGGGGCGGGGTGGGGCGCGTGTGGGCGAGAGCAGAGGGCAGGGGGAGCCAAAGCGCTGCACAGGCTCGGGGCCGggtgcccaccttggcctgggCCTCCTCCCGCGAGCGCCGCCGCCGCTCCTGCTGCTTGCTAGGTCCCGGCGAGGCCTGGGGGGACGGGTCCTCAGGGGACCCCTGGGAGCGCGCCCGCAGGTCCTCGCTGCGTTGCACATACTGCAGCTGGGCGCGCCGCAGTGCCTGCACCGCCTCATTCTGGGGGATCATCGATGAGGAGAACGTCAGCGTCCAGGCCTCTCTCTTAGCCTACCCCTCCACCCATTCCAAGCCTCACCATCCGCTTCTGCTCCTTCATCCACTGCTCCTTGAACTCCTTCCGCCACTTCTCAATCTCAGTCCGTTTGGCGGCGAGGGGCTGGCAAGGGTTGGGGATGGGGATGGAGACGCTGCCTTAGGGCGACCCCAGAAGCAGCCACCCAGTCCTTCCATTCCTGCGCCATGTGCTTTGCCGCctctggagtctttttttttttttttttttttttttgagacagagttttgctcttgttgcccaggctggagtgcaagtgggcaatcacggctcactgcagcattgaacttgaactcttgagttcaagcaatcctcctgcctcagcctctcagttagttaggactacaggcatgtgcactAGGCCTAGTTAATtcaaaaaacaatttcttttttttttttttggttagccAGGTGTGTTcattcatgcctttaatcccagcatttgggaggccaaagtgggcagatcacctgaggtcaggagttgagttcgagaccagtctgaccaacatggtgaaaccctgtctctacaaaaacacaaaaattatacaGATGTGATGgcacactcctgtggtcccagctacttgggaggctgaggcaggagaatcgcttgaacccgggaggtggaggttgcagtgagctgagatcatgcctctgcactctagcctggatgataaagtgagactctgtctcaaaaaataaaataaaataaaataaaataaaataaataaataaaatttttttggtagataaagacagggatctcactgtgttgcccaggttagtcgaactcctggcctcaagaaatcctccagcctcagcctcctagtagctagcactacagacATGTgtaccaggcccagctaattaaaaaactttttttttttttttgtagagacgggagtggggggtctcactgtgttgcccaggttggtctcaaactcctgggctcaagcaatcctccctccttggcctctagaagtgctgggattacaggcgtgagccactgtgcctggctggaccCTTTTCTGAGTCAGTATTCTCCTCCTGGGGTCTCCTCCAGACCTGCTCTCCCCAACCCCTGTGTCCAGAAGTCTCAAGTCACCCCATCCCTTCTGCTTGGAAGCAGAGACACCAAGGCTTTCCTCCTGAGAACACTCAGCACCTCGTGCCCCTccccacaaacaaaaacaaagtttttggctgggcgtggtggctcacacccataatcccaccactttgggaggccaaggtaggtggattacctgaggtcaggagttggagaccagcctgaccaacatggtgaaaccccatctctgctaaaaatacaaaaattagccgggtgtgatggcaggcgcctgtaatcccagctactcaggaggctgaggcaggtgaattgcttgaatccaggaagcggaggttgcagtgagctgagatcgcaccactgcaccccagcctgggcaaaagagcaagagactgtgtctcaagaaaaaaagtaaagtgaaGTTTTGCAATTACACAGGAAGCCCAGCTTGAATCTTTGCtgggtaaccttgggcaagttcccgAGCatccctgggcctcagcttcctcatcagtGAAATGGCGATGTTGGTAGTGGTGCCTTCCTCCCAGCTTGCTGGGAGGAAGGACAGCAGGGTACCCTCTGTAACATTCCGTCCCGCTCCTTCACCTGGTAGTAGTCTCTTTTCTGCTGGGCCACTGTCTCCATGGCCAGGGTTCCCAGGCGGAGATCATGCTCCAGAAACAGGGTGTAGATGTACTGCAGAGGCATGTGGCTCTGGGGGAGACAGAGTGGTGTAGGAGGATACTGAAGATCTGTGGGGGGCAAGGGTGAGGTTCTAGTGGGGGTTGGGCTCTCTGGGGGGTCTAGTGATGACTACCTGCTGTTGAATGGACACCTTGCCAGCTTCAGCGATCTTCATAGTGCTCTTAGCAAACTCCAGCTCTGGGGGAAGAGAGAGCAGGGCTCTGGGTCTAGCTGGGGTCTGGGGACTGCCTGGTGCCTGGGGCTGGGTGGAAGGGGTCCTCACCATAGCTGGCTCTCTTTTCAGTCCAGGCAAGCAGTTCCTTGGCATAGCGGCTCCAGGTCTTGGCATATTCCAGGGCTGCGTCCACACCCCCTTTGGTCCGAATGAGCCGCAAGTCCAGTTCCTCCCCTGGGGAAAATGGATGGACCTCTGACCTTTGCACCCTAGTCTGCTATGGATGTCTTCCCTAAGCCCCCAGACCAGACCAGTGGCCCCTGTCCTACAGCCTCACAGCTCCCCAAATGCTGCTTTGGGATCACTTGTCCTGGTTGCAATTTTACAGATtcactgttttttggttttgatttttgattttatttatttatttttttgagacagtgttttgctcttgttgcccaggctagagtgcaatggcgtgatttcagctcaccacaacctccgcctcccaggttcaagcgattctcctgcctcagcctcctgaatagctgggattacaggcatgcaccactacgcctggctaattttctgtaattttagtagagacgagctctctccatgttggtcagtgtggtctcgaactcccaatctcaggtgatctgcccgcctcagcctcccaaagtgtggggattacaggcgtgagccactgtacccagcctgtgtttgatttttttggacagggtcttgctctgtcatccaggctgcagtgcagtggcacgatcatatttcactgcagcctcaaagtcctagGCTTCAtcagtcctccagcctcagcttccaaagtagctgggactacaggcacacactactacatccagctaattaaaacatttttttttttcttttggtagggatggtgtctcactgttgcccagcaTGGTCacgaattcctggcttcaagtgaacctcctacctcagcctccacccTGCCTGGGGTCTCCCTGAGGGCTGGGACTGAGATCTGTTGTGTGTACTACCATGTTCCCAAAACCTAAACGATGCCTCGCATGGAAGAGGGGGTCAGTGGTGATTTGTTGAAGGAAAGACTGCTTTCTGTCCCCACTGTCCTGGCCTCCAGACCCCCCTACCTGTGAGGGGTACGGGACCCTCTGGGGAGGGGCCGCTCCAACAGCTGGCTTCGTTGGTCTGTGGGGGAGGGAGACAGTATTCAGAAGCAAACAGGGCAGGGACCTGGCCTTCCTAAGGCCCCCTCTGCCTGAGGCCTTCCTCCCTATTCCCCTACTCCCCACTCACAGCAGTGGCTGTGGGGGTCTTGTCAGGTTCTGGGTCTTCTGAGAGTGGAGGGTCTCCAGCCAGCATCTCAAGGGTCCTGGGGGATAAAGATGTGTCAGGATGCCACCTTACACCCAGTCTGTCCTGCCAAGGGGTGCTGGGGACCTTAGGGTTGTTTGTGGCAAACATCACCTCTGTGGCATCTCTTGTATCTAGGAGGTCTGAAGAATGGTGTTTTGGGGGAATCAGGTGAGTTTTTTTAAAATGGGACTTGAAAAAGGGTCTGAAGGGCCCCTGGTAACTTTGGGGTTCATAGAGTGGGATTATAGGGATCGCAAATGTATTAAGGGGTTACAAGAATATGTAGGGTTCTAGGACCACTTTGGGGATTTCCAGTCTATTTAGGGGGACACTTTTGGGATACCCAGGCAT comes from Macaca fascicularis isolate 582-1 chromosome 19, T2T-MFA8v1.1 and encodes:
- the GMIP gene encoding GEM-interacting protein isoform X8, which encodes MKIAEAGKVSIQQQSHMPLQYIYTLFLEHDLRLGTLAMETVAQQKRDYYQPLAAKRTEIEKWRKEFKEQWMKEQKRMNEAVQALRRAQLQYVQRSEDLRARSQGSPEDPSPQASPGPSKQQERRRRSREEAQAKALEAETLYQACVREANARQQDLEIAKQRIVSHVRKLVFQGDEVLRRVTLGLFGLRGAQAEYGPSAFAALAECCVPFEPGQRYQEFVRALRPEAPPPPPPAFSFQEFVPSVNSSPLDIRKKLSGPLPPRLDENSAEPGPWEDPGTGWRWQGTPGPTPGSDVDSVGGGSESRSLDSPTSSPGAGTRRLVKASSTGTESSDDFEERDPDLGDGLENGLGSPFRKWTLSSAAQTHRLRRLRGPAKCRECEAFMVSGTECEECFLTCHKRCLETLLILCGHRRLPARTPLFGVDFLQLPRDFPEEVPFVVTKCTAEIEHRALDVQGIYRVSGSRVRVERLCQAFENGRALVELSGNSPHDVSSVLKRFLQELTDPVIPFHLYDAFISLAKTLHADPGDDPGTPSPSPEVICSLKTLLVQLPDSNYNTLRHLVAHLFRVAARFMENKMSANNLGIVFGPTLLRPLDSPRAAGAIPVTCLLDSGHQAQLVEFLIVHYEQIFGMDELPQATEPPPQDSSPAPGPLTASSQPPPLDLDPDSQPPVLASDPGLDPGPDPQPHSALEQHPTATPTEIPTPQSDQREDVAEDTKDGGGEVSSQGPEDSLLGTQSRGHFSRQPVKYPRGGVRPVTHQLSSLALVASKLCEESPITSVPRGSLRGRGPSPAAASSEGSPLRRTPLPKHFEITQETARLLSKLDSEAVPRATCCPDVQPEEAEDHL
- the GMIP gene encoding GEM-interacting protein isoform X4 translates to MDAAEPGLPPAPEGRKRYSDIFRSLDNLEISLGNVTLEMLAGDPPLSEDPEPDKTPTATATNEASCWSGPSPEGPVPLTGEELDLRLIRTKGGVDAALEYAKTWSRYAKELLAWTEKRASYELEFAKSTMKIAEAGKVSIQQQSHMPLQYIYTLFLEHDLRLGTLAMETVAQQKRDYYQPLAAKRTEIEKWRKEFKEQWMKEQKRMNEAVQALRRAQLQYVQRSEDLRARSQGSPEDPSPQASPGPSKQQERRRRSREEAQAKALEAETLYQACVREANARQQDLEIAKQRIVSHVRKLVFQGDEVLRRVTLGLFGLRGAQAEYGPSAFAALAECCVPFEPGQRYQEFVRALRPEAPPPPPPAFSFQEFVPSVNSSPLDIRKKLSGPLPPRLDENSAEPGPWEDPGTGWRWQGPTPGSDVDSVGGGSESRSLDSPTSSPGAGTRRLVKASSTGTESSDDFEERDPDLGDGLENGLGSPFRKWTLSSAAQTHRLRRLRGPAKCRECEAFMVSGTECEECFLTCHKRCLETLLILCGHRRLPARTPLFGVDFLQLPRDFPEEVPFVVTKCTAEIEHRALDVQGIYRVSGSRVRVERLCQAFENGRALVELSGNSPHDVSSVLKRFLQELTDPVIPFHLYDAFISLAKTLHADPGDDPGTPSPSPEVICSLKTLLVQLPDSNYNTLRHLVAHLFRVAARFMENKMSANNLGIVFGPTLLRPLDSPRAAGAIPVTCLLDSGHQAQLVEFLIVHYEQIFGMDELPQATEPPPQDSSPAPGPLTASSQPPPLDLDPDSQPPVLASDPGLDPGPDPQPHSALEQHPTATPTEIPTPQSDQREDVAEDTKDGGGEVSSQGPEDSLLGTQSRGHFSRQPVKYPRGGVRPVTHQLSSLALVASKLCEESPITSVPRGSLRGRGPSPAAASSEGSPLRRTPLPKHFEITQETARLLSKLDSEAVPRATCCPDVQPEEAEDHL
- the GMIP gene encoding GEM-interacting protein isoform X2, whose protein sequence is MDAAEPGLPPAPEGRKRYSDIFRSLDNLEISLGNVTLEMLAGDPPLSEDPEPDKTPTATATNEASCWSGPSPEGPVPLTGEELDLRLIRTKGGVDAALEYAKTWSRYAKELLAWTEKRASYELEFAKSTMKIAEAGKVSIQQQSHMPLQYIYTLFLEHDLRLGTLAMETVAQQKRDYYQPLAAKRTEIEKWRKEFKEQWMKEQKRMNEAVQALRRAQLQYVQRSEDLRARSQGSPEDPSPQASPGPSKQQERRRRSREEAQAKALEAETLYQACVREANARQQDLEIAKQRIVSHVRKLVFQGDEVLRRVTLGLFGLRGAQAEYGPSAFAALAECCVPFEPGQRYQEFVRALRPEAPPPPPPAFSFQEFVPSVNSSPLDIRKKLSGPLPPRLDENSAEPGPWEDPGTGWRWQGPTPGSDVDSVGGGSESRSLDSPTSSPAQESPMIPLTPGAGTRRLVKASSTGTESSDDFEERDPDLGDGLENGLGSPFRKWTLSSAAQTHRLRRLRGPAKCRECEAFMVSGTECEECFLTCHKRCLETLLILCGHRRLPARTPLFGVDFLQLPRDFPEEVPFVVTKCTAEIEHRALDVQGIYRVSGSRVRVERLCQAFENGRALVELSGNSPHDVSSVLKRFLQELTDPVIPFHLYDAFISLAKTLHADPGDDPGTPSPSPEVICSLKTLLVQLPDSNYNTLRHLVAHLFRVAARFMENKMSANNLGIVFGPTLLRPLDSPRAAGAIPVTCLLDSGHQAQLVEFLIVHYEQIFGMDELPQATEPPPQDSSPAPGPLTASSQPPPLDLDPDSQPPVLASDPGLDPGPDPQPHSALEQHPTATPTEIPTPQSDQREDVAEDTKDGGGEVSSQGPEDSLLGTQSRGHFSRQPVKYPRGGVRPVTHQLSSLALVASKLCEESPITSVPRGSLRGRGPSPAAASSEGSPLRRTPLPKHFEITQETARLLSKLDSEAVPRATCCPDVQPEEAEDHL
- the GMIP gene encoding GEM-interacting protein isoform X5 — translated: MDAAEPGLPPAPEGRKRYSDIFRSLDNLEISLGNVTLEMLAGDPPLSEDPEPDKTPTATATNEASCWSGPSPEGPVPLTGEELDLRLIRTKGGVDAALEYAKTWSRYAKELLAWTEKRASYELEFAKSTMKIAEAGKVSIQQQSHMPLQYIYTLFLEHDLRLGTLAMETVAQQKRDYYQPLAAKRTEIEKWRKEFKEQWMKEQKRMNEAVQALRRAQLQYVQRSEDLRARSQGSPEDPSPQASPGPSKQQERRRRSREEAQAKALEAETLYQACVREANARQQDLEIAKQRIVSHVRKLVFQGDEVLRRVTLGLFGLRGAQAEYGPSAFAALAECCVPFEPGQRYQEFVRALRPEAPPPPPPAFSFQEFVPSVNSSPLDIRKKLSGPLPPRLDENSAEPGPWEDPGTGWRWQGTPGPTPGSDVDSVGGGSESRSLDSPTSSPDLGDGLENGLGSPFRKWTLSSAAQTHRLRRLRGPAKCRECEAFMVSGTECEECFLTCHKRCLETLLILCGHRRLPARTPLFGVDFLQLPRDFPEEVPFVVTKCTAEIEHRALDVQGIYRVSGSRVRVERLCQAFENGRALVELSGNSPHDVSSVLKRFLQELTDPVIPFHLYDAFISLAKTLHADPGDDPGTPSPSPEVICSLKTLLVQLPDSNYNTLRHLVAHLFRVAARFMENKMSANNLGIVFGPTLLRPLDSPRAAGAIPVTCLLDSGHQAQLVEFLIVHYEQIFGMDELPQATEPPPQDSSPAPGPLTASSQPPPLDLDPDSQPPVLASDPGLDPGPDPQPHSALEQHPTATPTEIPTPQSDQREDVAEDTKDGGGEVSSQGPEDSLLGTQSRGHFSRQPVKYPRGGVRPVTHQLSSLALVASKLCEESPITSVPRGSLRGRGPSPAAASSEGSPLRRTPLPKHFEITQETARLLSKLDSEAVPRATCCPDVQPEEAEDHL
- the GMIP gene encoding GEM-interacting protein isoform X7, which codes for MKIAEAGKVSIQQQSHMPLQYIYTLFLEHDLRLGTLAMETVAQQKRDYYQPLAAKRTEIEKWRKEFKEQWMKEQKRMNEAVQALRRAQLQYVQRSEDLRARSQGSPEDPSPQASPGPSKQQERRRRSREEAQAKALEAETLYQACVREANARQQDLEIAKQRIVSHVRKLVFQGDEVLRRVTLGLFGLRGAQAEYGPSAFAALAECCVPFEPGQRYQEFVRALRPEAPPPPPPAFSFQEFVPSVNSSPLDIRKKLSGPLPPRLDENSAEPGPWEDPGTGWRWQGTPGPTPGSDVDSVGGGSESRSLDSPTSSPAQESPMIPLTPGAGTRRLVKASSTGTESSDDFEERDPDLGDGLENGLGSPFRKWTLSSAAQTHRLRRLRGPAKCRECEAFMVSGTECEECFLTCHKRCLETLLILCGHRRLPARTPLFGVDFLQLPRDFPEEVPFVVTKCTAEIEHRALDVQGIYRVSGSRVRVERLCQAFENGRALVELSGNSPHDVSSVLKRFLQELTDPVIPFHLYDAFISLAKTLHADPGDDPGTPSPSPEVICSLKTLLVQLPDSNYNTLRHLVAHLFRVAARFMENKMSANNLGIVFGPTLLRPLDSPRAAGAIPVTCLLDSGHQAQLVEFLIVHYEQIFGMDELPQATEPPPQDSSPAPGPLTASSQPPPLDLDPDSQPPVLASDPGLDPGPDPQPHSALEQHPTATPTEIPTPQSDQREDVAEDTKDGGGEVSSQGPEDSLLGTQSRGHFSRQPVKYPRGGVRPVTHQLSSLALVASKLCEESPITSVPRGSLRGRGPSPAAASSEGSPLRRTPLPKHFEITQETARLLSKLDSEAVPRATCCPDVQPEEAEDHL
- the GMIP gene encoding GEM-interacting protein isoform X1, giving the protein MDAAEPGLPPAPEGRKRYSDIFRSLDNLEISLGNVTLEMLAGDPPLSEDPEPDKTPTATATNEASCWSGPSPEGPVPLTGEELDLRLIRTKGGVDAALEYAKTWSRYAKELLAWTEKRASYELEFAKSTMKIAEAGKVSIQQQSHMPLQYIYTLFLEHDLRLGTLAMETVAQQKRDYYQPLAAKRTEIEKWRKEFKEQWMKEQKRMNEAVQALRRAQLQYVQRSEDLRARSQGSPEDPSPQASPGPSKQQERRRRSREEAQAKALEAETLYQACVREANARQQDLEIAKQRIVSHVRKLVFQGDEVLRRVTLGLFGLRGAQAEYGPSAFAALAECCVPFEPGQRYQEFVRALRPEAPPPPPPAFSFQEFVPSVNSSPLDIRKKLSGPLPPRLDENSAEPGPWEDPGTGWRWQGTPGPTPGSDVDSVGGGSESRSLDSPTSSPAQESPMIPLTPGAGTRRLVKASSTGTESSDDFEERDPDLGDGLENGLGSPFRKWTLSSAAQTHRLRRLRGPAKCRECEAFMVSGTECEECFLTCHKRCLETLLILCGHRRLPARTPLFGVDFLQLPRDFPEEVPFVVTKCTAEIEHRALDVQGIYRVSGSRVRVERLCQAFENGRALVELSGNSPHDVSSVLKRFLQELTDPVIPFHLYDAFISLAKTLHADPGDDPGTPSPSPEVICSLKTLLVQLPDSNYNTLRHLVAHLFRVAARFMENKMSANNLGIVFGPTLLRPLDSPRAAGAIPVTCLLDSGHQAQLVEFLIVHYEQIFGMDELPQATEPPPQDSSPAPGPLTASSQPPPLDLDPDSQPPVLASDPGLDPGPDPQPHSALEQHPTATPTEIPTPQSDQREDVAEDTKDGGGEVSSQGPEDSLLGTQSRGHFSRQPVKYPRGGVRPVTHQLSSLALVASKLCEESPITSVPRGSLRGRGPSPAAASSEGSPLRRTPLPKHFEITQETARLLSKLDSEAVPRATCCPDVQPEEAEDHL
- the GMIP gene encoding GEM-interacting protein isoform X3, encoding MDAAEPGLPPAPEGRKRYSDIFRSLDNLEISLGNVTLEMLAGDPPLSEDPEPDKTPTATATNEASCWSGPSPEGPVPLTGEELDLRLIRTKGGVDAALEYAKTWSRYAKELLAWTEKRASYELEFAKSTMKIAEAGKVSIQQQSHMPLQYIYTLFLEHDLRLGTLAMETVAQQKRDYYQPLAAKRTEIEKWRKEFKEQWMKEQKRMNEAVQALRRAQLQYVQRSEDLRARSQGSPEDPSPQASPGPSKQQERRRRSREEAQAKALEAETLYQACVREANARQQDLEIAKQRIVSHVRKLVFQGDEVLRRVTLGLFGLRGAQAEYGPSAFAALAECCVPFEPGQRYQEFVRALRPEAPPPPPPAFSFQEFVPSVNSSPLDIRKKLSGPLPPRLDENSAEPGPWEDPGTGWRWQGTPGPTPGSDVDSVGGGSESRSLDSPTSSPGAGTRRLVKASSTGTESSDDFEERDPDLGDGLENGLGSPFRKWTLSSAAQTHRLRRLRGPAKCRECEAFMVSGTECEECFLTCHKRCLETLLILCGHRRLPARTPLFGVDFLQLPRDFPEEVPFVVTKCTAEIEHRALDVQGIYRVSGSRVRVERLCQAFENGRALVELSGNSPHDVSSVLKRFLQELTDPVIPFHLYDAFISLAKTLHADPGDDPGTPSPSPEVICSLKTLLVQLPDSNYNTLRHLVAHLFRVAARFMENKMSANNLGIVFGPTLLRPLDSPRAAGAIPVTCLLDSGHQAQLVEFLIVHYEQIFGMDELPQATEPPPQDSSPAPGPLTASSQPPPLDLDPDSQPPVLASDPGLDPGPDPQPHSALEQHPTATPTEIPTPQSDQREDVAEDTKDGGGEVSSQGPEDSLLGTQSRGHFSRQPVKYPRGGVRPVTHQLSSLALVASKLCEESPITSVPRGSLRGRGPSPAAASSEGSPLRRTPLPKHFEITQETARLLSKLDSEAVPRATCCPDVQPEEAEDHL
- the GMIP gene encoding GEM-interacting protein isoform X6 produces the protein MDAAEPGLPPAPEGRKRYSDIFRSLDNLEISLGNVTLEMLAGDPPLSEDPEPDKTPTATATNEASCWSGPSPEGPVPLTGEELDLRLIRTKGGVDAALEYAKTWSRYAKELLAWTEKRASYELEFAKSTMKIAEAGKVSIQQQSHMPLQYIYTLFLEHDLRLGTLAMETVAQQKRDYYQPLAAKRTEIEKWRKEFKEQWMKEQKRMNEAVQALRRAQLQYVQRSEDLRARSQGSPEDPSPQASPGPSKQQERRRRSREEAQAKALEAETLYQACVREANARQQDLEIAKQRIVSHVRKLVFQGDEVLRRVTLGLFGLRGAQAEYGPSAFAALAECCVPFEPGQRYQEFVRALRPEAPPPPPPAFSFQEFVPSVNSSPLDIRKKLSGPLPPRLDENSAEPGPWEDPGTGWRWQGPTPGSDVDSVGGGSESRSLDSPTSSPDLGDGLENGLGSPFRKWTLSSAAQTHRLRRLRGPAKCRECEAFMVSGTECEECFLTCHKRCLETLLILCGHRRLPARTPLFGVDFLQLPRDFPEEVPFVVTKCTAEIEHRALDVQGIYRVSGSRVRVERLCQAFENGRALVELSGNSPHDVSSVLKRFLQELTDPVIPFHLYDAFISLAKTLHADPGDDPGTPSPSPEVICSLKTLLVQLPDSNYNTLRHLVAHLFRVAARFMENKMSANNLGIVFGPTLLRPLDSPRAAGAIPVTCLLDSGHQAQLVEFLIVHYEQIFGMDELPQATEPPPQDSSPAPGPLTASSQPPPLDLDPDSQPPVLASDPGLDPGPDPQPHSALEQHPTATPTEIPTPQSDQREDVAEDTKDGGGEVSSQGPEDSLLGTQSRGHFSRQPVKYPRGGVRPVTHQLSSLALVASKLCEESPITSVPRGSLRGRGPSPAAASSEGSPLRRTPLPKHFEITQETARLLSKLDSEAVPRATCCPDVQPEEAEDHL